AAGCAAATGGCGTTTCAACTTTAGGACAAAAAGGAAATGAATTAGAGCGAGAAGGAATGCGTCTTATTTCTTATTATGTTGTAGGCAATGAACCACTTGTAATGGAATTCTACATTAACAAATCGTCTATTTTTGATATGGATTTAATCGAAAGTTCATTTGACTTAATGACAAATCCATTGCTTAAGGTCAAACCTAGAAGCGACTGGATGATGCCAACACCTTTCGTCTTGAACGATGCCGTATTAATTCAGCAGAAAATAAAAAAATATACAGCGCAAGTACCAACTATACCAGCCGCAACAGTAGTAAAAGATAGTACTGTTATTGCAAAAGACAGCTTAAAACCAATTGTAAAACCACAATAAAATACTTGTTATGGCAACAAATATTTCGGATTAGGTTCAAAGTTGCAAAGGCACAAAGGCACAAAGATTTAAAAAAGCACTATGAAAATAGTGCTTTTTTAATTTTTTTTAGAATAGCTTGAAAACCTTTGCAACTTTGAACCTTTGTACCTAAAAAATCAACAAGCACATTCGATTTTCAAACCTGCTTTTACACCATTTGTTCCTTCGGTGGCATAACCATCAAACTTCCACCACTCTATTCCGCCAATTAACTCTTTTACTTTAAAGCCAAGTTTAACCATATTCAACGCGCCTCTTGTCGAAGCATTACAACCAATTCCGTCGCAATATGTCACATACAAAACATCTTTATCCAAGTGACTTGTGCTTTCGATCGTCATTTGGCGATGAGGAATATTAATTGCCGTTGGAATATGTTCTGCCTCAAAACCAAAAGCTTTTCTGGCATCAATTACAATTACTTTTTCTCCATTGTTCAAAGCATCAAATAAATCAGAAGGATCCATTTCGAAGGCTAATTTGTTTTCATAATGTTTAATTTGTGCTTCCATTTTTTTATAGTTTTAATGATTTTGTTTTTCCAAAAGTAATTCAGCATCACTTTCTATAAAAACGAAAAGAATTCATCACTTTGATTACTTTTTTTCATAGAAAAGCGACCTCAAAATTTCGTTTCTTTGTATACAAATTCTCAAAAATGGAAATCCGTCATTTAAAATTAATAAAAGCAATTGTCGAAGAAGGAAGCATTACCAAAGCAATTGACAAATTGTATTTGACACAATCGGCGTTGAGTCACCAACTCAAAGAAGCTGAATATCAATTGGGAACTCCTATTTTCCTGAGAACAAACAAAAAGTTGGTTTTGACCAAAGCTGGCGAGAAAATCTATGATCTTGCCAACGAAATTCTGGACAAACTTTCTCAAACCGAATCCCAAATCAAACAAATGGTTTATGGTGAACACGGCGAAATCAGAATTAGCACAGAATGTTATTCGAGTTATCACTGGCTTCCTCCAGTTTTAAAACAATTTCATAATTTGTATCCAAATGTAGAATTGAAAATTGTAACCGAAGCCACACATATTCCAATACAAAAATTATTAGAAAACACGATCGATATTGCGATTATCAGCGATCAGATCAAAGACAATAACATCAAATATATTGAGCTTTTTCAGGATGAAGTTGTTATGGCAGTTTCTGAAAATCACGCTTGGGCGGATAAAAAATATGTTGTTGCGGAGGATTTTATCAACGAGCATTTACTGATTCATTCCCTTCCGATGGAAACGGTGACGATTCACCAATTTATTTTGGCTCCAGCCAAAGTAACTCCGAAGAAAATCACGCCGCTTCCTTTGACCGAAGCTTCTCTGGAAATGGTTAAAGCAGATATGGGCGTAATGTCTATGGCAAAATGGGCCTTATTACCACATTTGAAAAACAACCCGATAAAAGCCGTAAAAATTGGAAAGAACGGCTTAAAGAGAAAGCATTTTATCGCGATTAGAGAAAACGAGCAATATCCCGACTATTTTCATCATTTTATCACCTTTTTACAAAACGAAATCAATCTACAATGGAATATTCAATAAGAAAGTGCGAAGTGTCAGACTTGCCAAAACTGGTTATTTTATGTCAAAAACATGCCGAATATGAAAAAGCTGATTATTCGCCGGAAGGAAAAGAAGAAGGATTGAAAAAAGCATTGTTTGGCGAGCATCCAAAATTAAACTGTTTTGTGGTTGCAACCGATAATGATATCGTTGGATATGTATCTTATACTTTTGATTTTTCGACCTGGAGCGCGGGTGATTTCTTATATATGGATTGCTTGTATCTGGAAGAAAGTGCCAGAAACTTTGGAATTGGTGAAGTCTTAATCAATAAACTAAAGGAAATTGGTAAAGAGAAAAACTGTGTCAATATGCAATGGCGAACGCCTCAG
This genomic window from Flavobacterium sp. 9 contains:
- a CDS encoding rhodanese-like domain-containing protein — its product is MEAQIKHYENKLAFEMDPSDLFDALNNGEKVIVIDARKAFGFEAEHIPTAINIPHRQMTIESTSHLDKDVLYVTYCDGIGCNASTRGALNMVKLGFKVKELIGGIEWWKFDGYATEGTNGVKAGLKIECAC
- a CDS encoding LysR family transcriptional regulator, with product MEIRHLKLIKAIVEEGSITKAIDKLYLTQSALSHQLKEAEYQLGTPIFLRTNKKLVLTKAGEKIYDLANEILDKLSQTESQIKQMVYGEHGEIRISTECYSSYHWLPPVLKQFHNLYPNVELKIVTEATHIPIQKLLENTIDIAIISDQIKDNNIKYIELFQDEVVMAVSENHAWADKKYVVAEDFINEHLLIHSLPMETVTIHQFILAPAKVTPKKITPLPLTEASLEMVKADMGVMSMAKWALLPHLKNNPIKAVKIGKNGLKRKHFIAIRENEQYPDYFHHFITFLQNEINLQWNIQ
- a CDS encoding GNAT family N-acetyltransferase — translated: MEYSIRKCEVSDLPKLVILCQKHAEYEKADYSPEGKEEGLKKALFGEHPKLNCFVVATDNDIVGYVSYTFDFSTWSAGDFLYMDCLYLEESARNFGIGEVLINKLKEIGKEKNCVNMQWRTPQFNERAIKFYNRIGAKGKDKICFFLDL